A window of Streptomyces profundus genomic DNA:
GAGGGCGAGCAGGCCGCCACCGAGACCGACGACGCCCCTGGCGAGCGGGCAGCCGCCGATGACGACGGGGGCAAGGCCGACACCACGGCCCGCGTCCTGGCCGGCGTCGGCATCGCGGTCGGCGTCGCCGGCGTCGCCTTCGGCGTGCTGGCCGGCCGCCGCCGCGCCACGGACTGACCCCGCCCGTCCTTCCGCACGTGGGGCGGGGCCATCCCGCCTCGCCCCACGTTCCTCCCGAACTCTGGAACACAGAACAGACATGCGCACACGCACCCTGCGAAACGGCCTGCTCACGCTGGCGATCGCCGCCGCCCTGACGGCCTGTGGCTCGGACGGCGACTCAGCCGACAACAGCGAGGAGTCGTCAGCCGCCTCGATCTCCGGCGGGCCGGCCGAGGACGAGGGAACCGTCCTCGACACCCCGTTCGCCAAGCCCGAAGTGGTCCTCACCGACACCGAGGGCCAACCCTTCGACCTGGTCGAGGAGACGGCGGGCCATCCCACGCTGCTCTACTTCGGCTACACCAACTGCCCGGACATCTGCCCGCTGACCATGAGCAACATCGCGGTGGCCGCCTCCAGCAGCCTCACGCCCGAACAGCGCGAGGAGCTGCGGGTGGTGTTCGTCACCACCGACCCGGAGCGGGACACCCCCGAGTCGCTCGGCGCCTGGCTGAACGGCGTCGACCCCGAGTTCATCGGGCTGACCGGCGACTTCGAGCAGATCGCGGAGGCCGCCAGAAGCGTCGGCGTCGCCATCGAGCCCTCCTACGAGGAGGAGAACGGCGACATCGTCTCGACCCACGGCACCCAGGTGCTGGCCTTCCTGCCCGAGGACGACATGGCGCACGTCATCTACACCGAGGGCGTCACCCTCCAGACCTTCGAACGGGACCTGCCGAGCCTGGCCGAGGGGGAGCTGCCATGAGGGGCGCGAAGCCGCTCGCCGCGCTGCTGCTCGCCGGGGCCCTCGCCACCGGCTGCGCCGACGACGACAGCGCGGACTCCGCCGCGACGGAGCCGGGCGTCGGGCCGCGGCTCACCGTCAGCGACGCCTATATCCCCGAGCCGGTCAACGCCGAGGTGGCGGGCGGGTTCCTCACCCTGCGCAACGAGGGTGACGCCGACGACGAACTGGTCGGGGTCACCAGCGAGCTGACCGAGACGGTCGAGATCCACCAGACCGTGGACAACGCCATGCGGCAGGTGGAGGGCCTGCCC
This region includes:
- a CDS encoding SCO family protein — protein: MRTRTLRNGLLTLAIAAALTACGSDGDSADNSEESSAASISGGPAEDEGTVLDTPFAKPEVVLTDTEGQPFDLVEETAGHPTLLYFGYTNCPDICPLTMSNIAVAASSSLTPEQREELRVVFVTTDPERDTPESLGAWLNGVDPEFIGLTGDFEQIAEAARSVGVAIEPSYEEENGDIVSTHGTQVLAFLPEDDMAHVIYTEGVTLQTFERDLPSLAEGELP
- a CDS encoding copper chaperone PCu(A)C — protein: MRGAKPLAALLLAGALATGCADDDSADSAATEPGVGPRLTVSDAYIPEPVNAEVAGGFLTLRNEGDADDELVGVTSELTETVEIHQTVDNAMRQVEGLPVPAGGTLALERGGDHLMFLDLPEALTEGDTVSIELRFATSAPIAVEVPVEAATHTGE